One segment of Megachile rotundata isolate GNS110a chromosome 4, iyMegRotu1, whole genome shotgun sequence DNA contains the following:
- the whd gene encoding carnitine O-palmitoyltransferase whd isoform X2, whose translation MAEAHSAVAFSFSITHEGWDVNFDREVLHLVWQSGIRSWKKRFFKFVNNLRSGVYPASLESLWLTIAVVTVIHFAGFKYPYDPVGKAAPYLSGSLILAHLAGSFLFGLLLWLMVIYLIRYTLKLLLMYKGWMYESREKGSSTSKITKIWTTLVKIFFGWHKPMLYSFQGSLPRLPLPSVEDTMKRYLRSVRPLLDDDNYARMETLANEFQKGIGKKLQRYLILKSWWATNYVSDWWEEYVYLRGRSPIMVNSNFYGIDAILMHPTKVQTARAASVIYSCLQYRRLIERQELEPILIQGLVPLCSWQYERLFNTTRIPGRDTDKLVHYQDSKHIVVYHKGRYFKVFIYHKNRILQPSEIELQMQQILDDKSEPAEGEEKLAALTAGERTAWAMAREEFFSKGVNKASLDLIEKSAFVVTLDDIPYIYDPANPEKLDQYGRILLHGKGYDRWFDKSFTLCIGNNGRIGFNAEHSWADAPIMGSLWEYVIANDVEMGYREDGHVKGEPEFTPPSPTRLQWDLNESCITAIETSNEVAQNLLNDVELRIYVHDAYGKGFMKINSMSPDAYLQMALQLAYYRDSGKFNLTYEASMTRLFREGRTETVRPCTIESTAWVKAMEDKDATTDHKYKLLMAAAKQHQKGYQDAMCGKGIDRHLFCLYVVSKYLEVDSPFLKEVLSEPWKLSTSQTPHGQTSLINLKKHPNCISAGGGFGPVADDGYGVSYIIAGEDLIFFHISCKRSSPKTNAARFANQIEKSLADMKNLFLDYKKLQSQKNGSI comes from the exons ATGGCGGAAGCACATTCAGCTGTAGCATTTAGTTTTTCTATTACTCATGAAGGATGGGACGTTAATTTTGATAGAGAAGTTTTGCATTTGGTCTGGCAGTCAGGTATTCGCTCATGGAAAAAGAGGTTCTTCAAATTTGTT AATAATCTAAGAAGCGGCGTATATCCTGCCTCTTTGGAAAGTTTATGGTTAACCATAGCTGTGGTGACTGTGATACATTTTGCAGGTTTCAAATATCCCTATGATCCTGTTGGAAAAGCTGCACCATACCTTTCAGG ATCTTTGATATTGGCACACTTAGCAGGATCATTTTTATTTGGATTATTGTTGTGGTTGATGGTGATATATCTAATTCGCTATACTTTAAAATTGTTACTTATGTACAAAGGATGGATGTATGAGTCCAGAGAAAAAGGGTCTAGTACttcaaaaattactaaaatatggACTACATTGGTGAAGATATTCTTTGGATGGCACAAACCAATGTTGTATAGTTTTCAAGGATCCTTACCAAGGCTACCACTACCTTCAGTGGAAGATACTATGAAAAGG TACCTGCGAAGTGTTCGACCTTTACTCGATGATGACAATTATGCTCGTATGGAGACTCTAGCTAATGAATTCCAAAAAGGCATTGGTAAAAAACTTCAACGTTATTTGATTTTGAAGTCTTGGTGGGCCACTAACTATGTTTCTGACTGGTGGGAAGAATATGTTTACCTACGTGGACGATCTCCTATTATGGTGAACTCAAACTTTTACGGCATCGATGCTATTTTAATGCATCCGACGAAAGTGCAAACTGCTCGGGCCGCAAGTGTCATTTATTCATGTCTGCAATATAGACGTCTCATTGAACGTCAAGAGTTAGAACCA ATTTTAATTCAGGGACTAGTACCTTTATGTTCATGGCAATATGAAAGATTATTTAATACTACAAGAATACCTGGACGCGATACCGACAAACTTGTTCATTATCAAGATTCTAAGCATATTGTTGTGTATCATAAAGGCAGATACTTCAAAGtttttatttatcataaaaaCAGAATTCTTCAACCCTCTGAAATTGAACT CCAGATGCAACAAATTTTAGATGATAAATCAGAACCCGCAGAAGGGGAAGAAAAATTGGCTGCGTTAACAGCAGGCGAAAGAACTGCATGGGCAATGGCTAGAGAAGAGTTTTTCTCAAAAGGAGTGAATAAAGCATCTTTAGACTTAATTGAAAAATCAGCATTTGTAGTTACACTAGATGACATACCATATATATATGATCCA GCGAATCCAGAAAAATTAGATCAATATGGCCGAATTCTATTACATGGTAAAGGATATGATAGATGGTTTGACAAATCTTTTACTTTATGCATAGGTAACAATGGTAGA ATTGGATTCAATGCTGAACACTCGTG GGCTGATGCACCTATCATGGGATCTCTATGGGAATATGTTATTGCTAATGATGTGGAAATGGG ATATAGAGAAGATGGACACGTTAAAGGGGAACCGGAGTTCACACCTCCATCTCCTACTCGGCTTCAATGGGATTTAAACGAAAGTTGTATAACAGCTATTGAGACCTCAAACGAA GTTGCACAGAATTTATTGAATGACGTTGAGTTACGCATTTATGTACATGATGCATACGGAAAAggttttatgaaaattaattctatGTCACCGGATGCATATTTACAAATGGCACTCCAATTAGCATATTATCGCGATTctggtaaatttaatttaacatacGAGGCTTCCATGACTAGACTGTTCAGAGAAGGAAGAACAGAAACAGTGAGACCATGTACAATTGAATCTACGGCATGGGTTAAAGCAATGGAAGATAAAGATGCTACC ACAGaccataaatataaattattgatgGCAGCAGCAAAGCAGCATCAGAAAGGTTATCAAGATGCTATGTGTGGCAAGGGAATTGATAGACACTTATTTTGTTTATACGTAGTATCCAAGTATTTAGAAGTGGATTCTCCGTTTTTGAAG gAAGTTTTAAGTGAACCGTGGAAATTATCTACTTCGCAGACTCCGCATGGTCAGACatcattaataaatttgaaaaaacatcCAAATTGTATTTCTGCAGGCGGTGGTTTCGGCCCTGTTGCTGATGATGGTTATGGTGTTTCTTATATTATTGCTGGCGAAGATCttatatttttccatatttcGTGCAAACGCAGTTCTCCAAAAACA aatGCTGCCCGATTTGCAAATCAAATAGAGAAGTCATTGGCTGATATGAAGAATTTGTttcttgattataaaaaactaCAATCACAAAAGAACGGTTCTATTTAA
- the whd gene encoding carnitine O-palmitoyltransferase whd isoform X3: MAEAHSAVAFSFSITHEGWDVNFDREVLHLVWQSGIRSWKKRFFKFVNNLRSGVYPASLESLWLTIAVVTVIHFAGFKYPYDPVGKAAPYLSGSLILAHLAGSFLFGLLLWLMVIYLIRYTLKLLLMYKGWMYESREKGSSTSKITKIWTTLVKIFFGWHKPMLYSFQGSLPRLPLPSVEDTMKRYLRSVRPLLDDDNYARMETLANEFQKGIGKKLQRYLILKSWWATNYVSDWWEEYVYLRGRSPIMVNSNFYGIDAILMHPTKVQTARAASVIYSCLQYRRLIERQELEPILIQGLVPLCSWQYERLFNTTRIPGRDTDKLVHYQDSKHIVVYHKGRYFKVFIYHKNRILQPSEIELQMQQILDDKSEPAEGEEKLAALTAGERTAWAMAREEFFSKGVNKASLDLIEKSAFVVTLDDIPYIYDPANPEKLDQYGRILLHGKGYDRWFDKSFTLCIGNNGRIGFNAEHSWADAAVMSHLWEYVISQETGNREADAPIMGSLWEYVIANDVEMGYREDGHVKGEPEFTPPSPTRLQWDLNESCITAIETSNEVAQNLLNDVELRIYVHDAYGKGFMKINSMSPDAYLQMALQLAYYRDSGKFNLTYEASMTRLFREGRTETVRPCTIESTAWVKAMEDKDATTDHKYKLLMAAAKQHQKGYQDAMCGKGIDRHLFCLYVVSKYLEVDSPFLKEVLSEPWKLSTSQTPHGQTSLINLKKHPNCISAGGGFGPVADDGYGVSYIIAGEDLIFFHISCKRSSPKTNAARFANQIEKSLADMKNLFLDYKKLQSQKNGSI, encoded by the exons ATGGCGGAAGCACATTCAGCTGTAGCATTTAGTTTTTCTATTACTCATGAAGGATGGGACGTTAATTTTGATAGAGAAGTTTTGCATTTGGTCTGGCAGTCAGGTATTCGCTCATGGAAAAAGAGGTTCTTCAAATTTGTT AATAATCTAAGAAGCGGCGTATATCCTGCCTCTTTGGAAAGTTTATGGTTAACCATAGCTGTGGTGACTGTGATACATTTTGCAGGTTTCAAATATCCCTATGATCCTGTTGGAAAAGCTGCACCATACCTTTCAGG ATCTTTGATATTGGCACACTTAGCAGGATCATTTTTATTTGGATTATTGTTGTGGTTGATGGTGATATATCTAATTCGCTATACTTTAAAATTGTTACTTATGTACAAAGGATGGATGTATGAGTCCAGAGAAAAAGGGTCTAGTACttcaaaaattactaaaatatggACTACATTGGTGAAGATATTCTTTGGATGGCACAAACCAATGTTGTATAGTTTTCAAGGATCCTTACCAAGGCTACCACTACCTTCAGTGGAAGATACTATGAAAAGG TACCTGCGAAGTGTTCGACCTTTACTCGATGATGACAATTATGCTCGTATGGAGACTCTAGCTAATGAATTCCAAAAAGGCATTGGTAAAAAACTTCAACGTTATTTGATTTTGAAGTCTTGGTGGGCCACTAACTATGTTTCTGACTGGTGGGAAGAATATGTTTACCTACGTGGACGATCTCCTATTATGGTGAACTCAAACTTTTACGGCATCGATGCTATTTTAATGCATCCGACGAAAGTGCAAACTGCTCGGGCCGCAAGTGTCATTTATTCATGTCTGCAATATAGACGTCTCATTGAACGTCAAGAGTTAGAACCA ATTTTAATTCAGGGACTAGTACCTTTATGTTCATGGCAATATGAAAGATTATTTAATACTACAAGAATACCTGGACGCGATACCGACAAACTTGTTCATTATCAAGATTCTAAGCATATTGTTGTGTATCATAAAGGCAGATACTTCAAAGtttttatttatcataaaaaCAGAATTCTTCAACCCTCTGAAATTGAACT CCAGATGCAACAAATTTTAGATGATAAATCAGAACCCGCAGAAGGGGAAGAAAAATTGGCTGCGTTAACAGCAGGCGAAAGAACTGCATGGGCAATGGCTAGAGAAGAGTTTTTCTCAAAAGGAGTGAATAAAGCATCTTTAGACTTAATTGAAAAATCAGCATTTGTAGTTACACTAGATGACATACCATATATATATGATCCA GCGAATCCAGAAAAATTAGATCAATATGGCCGAATTCTATTACATGGTAAAGGATATGATAGATGGTTTGACAAATCTTTTACTTTATGCATAGGTAACAATGGTAGA ATTGGATTCAATGCTGAACACTCGTG GGCAGATGCTGCAGTGATGTCACATTTATGGGAGTACGTGATATCTCAGGAAACTGGCAATAGAGA GGCTGATGCACCTATCATGGGATCTCTATGGGAATATGTTATTGCTAATGATGTGGAAATGGG ATATAGAGAAGATGGACACGTTAAAGGGGAACCGGAGTTCACACCTCCATCTCCTACTCGGCTTCAATGGGATTTAAACGAAAGTTGTATAACAGCTATTGAGACCTCAAACGAA GTTGCACAGAATTTATTGAATGACGTTGAGTTACGCATTTATGTACATGATGCATACGGAAAAggttttatgaaaattaattctatGTCACCGGATGCATATTTACAAATGGCACTCCAATTAGCATATTATCGCGATTctggtaaatttaatttaacatacGAGGCTTCCATGACTAGACTGTTCAGAGAAGGAAGAACAGAAACAGTGAGACCATGTACAATTGAATCTACGGCATGGGTTAAAGCAATGGAAGATAAAGATGCTACC ACAGaccataaatataaattattgatgGCAGCAGCAAAGCAGCATCAGAAAGGTTATCAAGATGCTATGTGTGGCAAGGGAATTGATAGACACTTATTTTGTTTATACGTAGTATCCAAGTATTTAGAAGTGGATTCTCCGTTTTTGAAG gAAGTTTTAAGTGAACCGTGGAAATTATCTACTTCGCAGACTCCGCATGGTCAGACatcattaataaatttgaaaaaacatcCAAATTGTATTTCTGCAGGCGGTGGTTTCGGCCCTGTTGCTGATGATGGTTATGGTGTTTCTTATATTATTGCTGGCGAAGATCttatatttttccatatttcGTGCAAACGCAGTTCTCCAAAAACA aatGCTGCCCGATTTGCAAATCAAATAGAGAAGTCATTGGCTGATATGAAGAATTTGTttcttgattataaaaaactaCAATCACAAAAGAACGGTTCTATTTAA
- the whd gene encoding carnitine O-palmitoyltransferase whd isoform X1: protein MAEAHSAVAFSFSITHEGWDVNFDREVLHLVWQSGIRSWKKRFFKFVNNLRSGVYPASLESLWLTIAVVTVIHFAGFKYPYDPVGKAAPYLSGSLILAHLAGSFLFGLLLWLMVIYLIRYTLKLLLMYKGWMYESREKGSSTSKITKIWTTLVKIFFGWHKPMLYSFQGSLPRLPLPSVEDTMKRYLRSVRPLLDDDNYARMETLANEFQKGIGKKLQRYLILKSWWATNYVSDWWEEYVYLRGRSPIMVNSNFYGIDAILMHPTKVQTARAASVIYSCLQYRRLIERQELEPILIQGLVPLCSWQYERLFNTTRIPGRDTDKLVHYQDSKHIVVYHKGRYFKVFIYHKNRILQPSEIELQMQQILDDKSEPAEGEEKLAALTAGERTAWAMAREEFFSKGVNKASLDLIEKSAFVVTLDDIPYIYDPANPEKLDQYGRILLHGKGYDRWFDKSFTLCIGNNGRIGFNAEHSWADAAVMSHLWEYVISQETGNREYREDGHVKGEPEFTPPSPTRLQWDLNESCITAIETSNEVAQNLLNDVELRIYVHDAYGKGFMKINSMSPDAYLQMALQLAYYRDSGKFNLTYEASMTRLFREGRTETVRPCTIESTAWVKAMEDKDATTDHKYKLLMAAAKQHQKGYQDAMCGKGIDRHLFCLYVVSKYLEVDSPFLKEVLSEPWKLSTSQTPHGQTSLINLKKHPNCISAGGGFGPVADDGYGVSYIIAGEDLIFFHISCKRSSPKTNAARFANQIEKSLADMKNLFLDYKKLQSQKNGSI, encoded by the exons ATGGCGGAAGCACATTCAGCTGTAGCATTTAGTTTTTCTATTACTCATGAAGGATGGGACGTTAATTTTGATAGAGAAGTTTTGCATTTGGTCTGGCAGTCAGGTATTCGCTCATGGAAAAAGAGGTTCTTCAAATTTGTT AATAATCTAAGAAGCGGCGTATATCCTGCCTCTTTGGAAAGTTTATGGTTAACCATAGCTGTGGTGACTGTGATACATTTTGCAGGTTTCAAATATCCCTATGATCCTGTTGGAAAAGCTGCACCATACCTTTCAGG ATCTTTGATATTGGCACACTTAGCAGGATCATTTTTATTTGGATTATTGTTGTGGTTGATGGTGATATATCTAATTCGCTATACTTTAAAATTGTTACTTATGTACAAAGGATGGATGTATGAGTCCAGAGAAAAAGGGTCTAGTACttcaaaaattactaaaatatggACTACATTGGTGAAGATATTCTTTGGATGGCACAAACCAATGTTGTATAGTTTTCAAGGATCCTTACCAAGGCTACCACTACCTTCAGTGGAAGATACTATGAAAAGG TACCTGCGAAGTGTTCGACCTTTACTCGATGATGACAATTATGCTCGTATGGAGACTCTAGCTAATGAATTCCAAAAAGGCATTGGTAAAAAACTTCAACGTTATTTGATTTTGAAGTCTTGGTGGGCCACTAACTATGTTTCTGACTGGTGGGAAGAATATGTTTACCTACGTGGACGATCTCCTATTATGGTGAACTCAAACTTTTACGGCATCGATGCTATTTTAATGCATCCGACGAAAGTGCAAACTGCTCGGGCCGCAAGTGTCATTTATTCATGTCTGCAATATAGACGTCTCATTGAACGTCAAGAGTTAGAACCA ATTTTAATTCAGGGACTAGTACCTTTATGTTCATGGCAATATGAAAGATTATTTAATACTACAAGAATACCTGGACGCGATACCGACAAACTTGTTCATTATCAAGATTCTAAGCATATTGTTGTGTATCATAAAGGCAGATACTTCAAAGtttttatttatcataaaaaCAGAATTCTTCAACCCTCTGAAATTGAACT CCAGATGCAACAAATTTTAGATGATAAATCAGAACCCGCAGAAGGGGAAGAAAAATTGGCTGCGTTAACAGCAGGCGAAAGAACTGCATGGGCAATGGCTAGAGAAGAGTTTTTCTCAAAAGGAGTGAATAAAGCATCTTTAGACTTAATTGAAAAATCAGCATTTGTAGTTACACTAGATGACATACCATATATATATGATCCA GCGAATCCAGAAAAATTAGATCAATATGGCCGAATTCTATTACATGGTAAAGGATATGATAGATGGTTTGACAAATCTTTTACTTTATGCATAGGTAACAATGGTAGA ATTGGATTCAATGCTGAACACTCGTG GGCAGATGCTGCAGTGATGTCACATTTATGGGAGTACGTGATATCTCAGGAAACTGGCAATAGAGA ATATAGAGAAGATGGACACGTTAAAGGGGAACCGGAGTTCACACCTCCATCTCCTACTCGGCTTCAATGGGATTTAAACGAAAGTTGTATAACAGCTATTGAGACCTCAAACGAA GTTGCACAGAATTTATTGAATGACGTTGAGTTACGCATTTATGTACATGATGCATACGGAAAAggttttatgaaaattaattctatGTCACCGGATGCATATTTACAAATGGCACTCCAATTAGCATATTATCGCGATTctggtaaatttaatttaacatacGAGGCTTCCATGACTAGACTGTTCAGAGAAGGAAGAACAGAAACAGTGAGACCATGTACAATTGAATCTACGGCATGGGTTAAAGCAATGGAAGATAAAGATGCTACC ACAGaccataaatataaattattgatgGCAGCAGCAAAGCAGCATCAGAAAGGTTATCAAGATGCTATGTGTGGCAAGGGAATTGATAGACACTTATTTTGTTTATACGTAGTATCCAAGTATTTAGAAGTGGATTCTCCGTTTTTGAAG gAAGTTTTAAGTGAACCGTGGAAATTATCTACTTCGCAGACTCCGCATGGTCAGACatcattaataaatttgaaaaaacatcCAAATTGTATTTCTGCAGGCGGTGGTTTCGGCCCTGTTGCTGATGATGGTTATGGTGTTTCTTATATTATTGCTGGCGAAGATCttatatttttccatatttcGTGCAAACGCAGTTCTCCAAAAACA aatGCTGCCCGATTTGCAAATCAAATAGAGAAGTCATTGGCTGATATGAAGAATTTGTttcttgattataaaaaactaCAATCACAAAAGAACGGTTCTATTTAA